From the Mauremys reevesii isolate NIE-2019 linkage group 19, ASM1616193v1, whole genome shotgun sequence genome, one window contains:
- the PTGDS gene encoding prostaglandin-H2 D-isomerase, with protein sequence MQATLLSLLGLALVGALQGQEDVPVQPDFQQEKFTGKWYSIGLASSSRWFMEKKQVLKMCTTVVMPTADGNLNVTSTYPKFDRCETRNSLYIKTEQPGRFSYTSPRWGSQHDIRVVETNYDEYALLYAKKFKGTDTSTMVTLYGRTTELNPKLQEKFTQFSLAQGLPEDAILLLPKTDKCMTEAA encoded by the exons ATGCAGGCCACGCTGCTCAGCCTCCTGGGGCTGGCCCTGGTTGGTGCTCTCCAGGGGCAGGAGGACGTCCCCGTACAACCCGACTTTCAGCAGGAGAAG TTCACAGGGAAGTGGTATAGCATCGGCCTGGCCTCCAGCTCCAGGTGGTTCATGGAGAAGAAGCAGGTGCTGAAGATGTGCACCACGGTCGTCATGCCCACAGCAGATGGAAACCTGAATGTCACCTCCACCTACCCCAA GTTTGATCGGTGCGAGACGAGGAACAGCCTTTACATCAAGACAGAGCAGCCAGGCCGATTCAGCTACACCAGCCCAC gctggggcAGCCAGCACGACATCCGTGTGGTGGAGACCAACTACGACGAGTACGCCCTGCTGTACGCCAAGAAGTTCAAGGGCACGGACACCTCCACCATGGTGACTCTGTACG gcagAACTACGGAGCTGAACCCCAAACTACAGGAGAAGTTCACCCAGTTCTCCTTGGCGCAGGGGCTCCCAGAGGACGCTATTCTCCTGCTGCCAAAAACTG ACAAATGCATGACGGAGGCTGCATAG
- the LCN15 gene encoding lipocalin-15, with translation MLQEEWGSPSMQRSEGTVVKMTAMLLSLTLALLGAFQARAEVPVQPDFDAAKFSGMWHIMAAVSNCPIFQKMKDLMKTSAAIVTVTPEDNLHFKIGYPLPDGCKKVELVFEKTGQLGHYTNSQMGKQDMRVVATDYTNYAIVYTFKDDDGKSSTTLQLYSRIQEVNPEAMKTFKELYPPMGLTDDMLVVLPKSDECVKALSS, from the exons ATGCTCCAGGAGGAGTGGG GTTCGCCGTCCATGCAGAGAAGTGAGGGGACAGTCGTGAAGATGACGGCCATGCTGCTGAGCCTTACGCTGGCTCTGCTCGGTGCATTCCAGGCCCGGGCTGAGGTCCCCGTGCAGCCAGACTTCGATGCTGCCAAG TTCTCAGGGATGTGGCACATCATGGCAGCGGTGTCGAACTGCCCAATCTTCCAGAAAATGAAGGACTTGATGAAGACATCTGCAGCCATCGTTACCGTCACGCCAGAGGACAATCTGCATTTCAAAATTGGCTACCCCTT GCCAGACGGATGTAAGAAAGTGGAGCTGGTCTTTGAGAAGACTGGGCAGCTGGGTCACTACACCAATTCGC AGATGGGCAAGCAGGACATGCGTGTGGTGGCGACGGACTACACCAACTACGCCATCGTGTACACCTTCAAGGACGACGACGGGAAGAGCAGCACCACCCTGCAGCTCTACA GTAGAATCCAGGAGGTGAACCCCGAGGCCATGAAGACATTCAAGGAGCTCTACCCACCCATGGGCCTCACCGATGACATGCTGGTCGTCCTCCCCAAGTCAG ATGAATGTGTCAAGGCCCTCAG CAGTTAA